The sequence AATAAAGAAAATATCGTAGTAAGAAGTCAACATGAAAATTTAGTAAATAATGCCCTTGACTTAGAGATATATAAGAAAAGATTGATGTTGACTATTATAATATGTATCCTCGTAGCAACAGGCAATTAACATAGTGACATGGTCGTCGAGATGCAACATGGGGAGAGGGAGTTCGAGGGAGCATGCACTAGGGCGGCGACACCATTACAATCTTGGAGGGGACGCCTGAGAGCTGAGTAATATTGGTAGCTGGAGGAGGGGCGACAGGTGAGTAATGCTAGCAAGTGGGGGCAAGGAAGGTTGATGGTGCTAGATCGTGTAGGAGGTTACTTGAAATGTCGAGCATCAGTATTTTATTCCAGTACAACAGTTTAACTAAGTCTATCATTCACGTGAGATTATGTGGGATGTGAAATGTCCACTTGTCCCATCAAAAATTATATgaattgatgtctgctagaactacgtcggtattttcccaaagaggaatggatgatgcagtatagcgacggtaggtatttccctcagtgatgagaataAGGTtgttgaaccagtaggagaacctcctcacaccacgtaaacaacacctgcacacaaataataaatactcgcaatccgacgtgttaaaggggttgtctatccctttcgggtacgacgtctcaagataggcaaataacgtgaggtaaaagtggtaaataggataaatagatcgcggaacaaataaattgcagcaaggtatttttgtatttttggtttaatagatctgaaaataaatgcaaagaaaaatagatcgcaaaggcaaatatgatgaaaagagaccggGGGTGTAGGTTTCACTAGTTTTTGTAATGCTTTAGTGAATGATATAACTTTGCCAAATTAATAAAGTAAGTCATGACCACATTCTCTAAAAAAACCGTGCCAGTTTACGCAACATTGCATTATTGGTGGGATTATGTAGAGTCATTCAAGACATTCTTTTTTATGCACTAATTACAAGGTTTGGATTGGATGCAGATTGAGAGGGTGCACGCTAAATATTTGATGGAAGCAGTAGAATGTTTATGTCTTTCTTTAGAACGCACGACGCACGTATATATTGGCTAGTTAACATGTATGTGAGTTTAGGATAGACGTACTATATGAAGGTTTGATGGCATATTACCCACTTACATCATTAATCAAGACACCGTAATACGATTAGAGAAAAACCTAACGAAAACTCCTTACATAGCTCGATCAAACGAAATTTATAATTCTTGTGAGTCGGGCAGGAGAAGGGAAAAAGGACTTGGGGAAATTCGATGAGGCGACGCCTTAGTGGCAACCAAATACGGTGGGCGCATGTCCATGAAAAATCAAGGTCACAAAATACTATATAACTCCTTTAATTTTTGAAAATAAACAATATATTACTCCTAATAATCATAGCGAGGCACCACGATAGATACAATTGTAGACCCTCTATCCATTTGCCTTCAGCGAGGCACCACGATAGATACCCTTGTTGTCCACGTTACTTTTTTTAAATTAAGGATAGTTTTCTTTTTGTTGAATATAAGACCATCTATATTAGTGACACCAAGAAATCCAAGATAGAAAAACATTTATCTCGCACCAAAATCTTGCCATCCAGCTAGTAGTAGGAGAATGCTTCAGCAGTCGACATCGCATTTATTGAATCAGCCATGACATGTAGTCGATGGATCAATTGTTGAACTTGATGTTTCAATAATTGGGTATGATAAGTCTGCACACTGCCATTGGTTAGGTGTAGCGACTCAAAGGGGGCAACAAGGTTTGCCTACGACGCGCTACAATGGATGATGTGACAACTGGTTCCAAAGATATTGTTTCACATCTAAAAATATTTTAGGTTATTTCGTGCTCTAAACAGAAGGACAAGAACTTGGATCATTGGAATTCGATGCCACAAGTATCAGAAAAATGTATCGTGGAGAAGAGAAATATGGCCGAGGTACAAGACGTCCAAGTGCAGCCAGTCAGTGAACATGTGTTTTATATTGGATCTGTTCTCTTAAAGTTCCCATGGACACTTGAACCAAAGGAAGAGGCGATCAAGCCTAATTTTAGAACGCCCCGTGTAGTTGGTTTTTCGTTGGAAAGAATTTCAATTCAGGCTCTACATGGTAACGTGAGGGTCAAGTTTATATTTTATCCAGTAGTCCTACTTACGTAGACTTTCTTTTGAGTCCTAGGTCCTTACGTGATCAATCTTGCCGGTTTGTTAATTAGGTAAGATTCGTTTAGTTAAACTAGAAAAGAGAGATAGATCGTTCGTATCTTGCATGTTGGGTCGGTTCCATCAGGTGTGTGGCGCCTATAAAAAGGGCAGGCTACGGCCAATGTACGGAGGCTATTTTTTTTAAAGTTTAGACAGAATATTGTATTCATTACGAAGCGGCCCTCTTTGGGTGTCGCTGTTATTTATCTCGCGTGATTTTTCTGTATGGAAGTTGCGCTTGGCTCGAGGTCCGTTCGTCACCGACGGGTTGCGCGCTGGTAACGTCTAGTACGGCGGAAGTTCTTTGTGTGTCGAGGGATTGTCCGTTGGTCGTCGTCATCCCTGCTCCAGGTTACGCGTACCGCTCGTGTAATTGGAAATATTTTTTATCGGTGGATCTTGGAGGTTATTGCATCGTAAAAGATCGGGACAAATCATCGGCACGTCTGAGGTCGTGCTCTCATCAATGGAGGCATGAGAAAGAAAACTTAGCAATTTTTATATAGATGTTTTATAAGAATTTGTATACTTTGGCCAAAAGAGACATGATTGTCGTAAACGTTATCGATCCAGACCGCACATGTTCGACCATAACACTTTTTGTCCGATCATGACTTAGTCTTGTAAAAAGAGAAGGAAAATGGTGATGGTAGCAAAGAAAGGGCTGACTTTCCCACCCACTCAGGTTTAAAGTATGATACTTTCAATTTGGGTTTATTGCATTAGTTATACTCTTGGTGTCTCCCTTatagtttttctaaaaaaaaactgtGGCAAAGAATCCGCTGGCACTGGATAGAGACAGGGAGGCAAAACCTGAACCAAAACACATAAGAAAGCACATAAATCTTTACTCGGCGGACTTTAATCATTTTCATAATACGAGTATAAGATAATAGGCGGGCGCATATGTAGCGTAGGATTATTAGGATTTAAAAGCACGTGGCGACTGCTACTTTTTGTTCATATGATTGGGGCGAAGGCATCACGGCCGAAAAGTCTCTTGTCAAATCAGGCAGCCAGCCACGCACACGATGATGATTGTGAGAGCCGGAGAAAATGGCAACCTTTCTGCAGGGTGCACCGCAGCTGCAGATAATCCAtcacaaaagaaagaaaaaggtatCTATCTCATCTCACTCGACAGTGTCATATTTTGGCTCAACGTTTTCAGAACAAAGGCAATACATATCACGCAATAGTTTACATGAAATTGTAAATCCATGTTTGGAGAGCCTTGTCAAGTAATGGATTCTTAtttctatgtaggataggaatcatcTTTTACTCCCTTCGTGAAGAAATATAGTgacctaaatgctcttatatttctttacgaagggaGTACATTTCATCATGTGAACCGAAGGGGGCTAAAACACCTTGCACGAGGATGCCGTACAAGACCACTCTGACAATGACAGAAAGCAACCTCCTTCtgaacccctcaaaaaaaaaaaagcaacCTCGTTCTGAGAGTAATGGACTAACAATCAAAAATTGGCAACAAAAACCATCTGCCTGCTGTTGCCACCAGGCTTTCTAGGGAGTAGTATCTCCAGCTGTCAAAAGTTGCACCTACAAATGCTAACACTAGTAAAAACACAACACGGCCGGGTGTTGCTCAATTTATAGCATCCTGAAAAGATGCACGGAAGGGCAAAAATGAGCAAAACTCCAGGCACACTACAATCTGCTCTAGGTAGGGTTGAATTGCAAGTTTATTTTTCTTCATCTTATAAGCACAATTTACCTCCACACTGGAACACCAAAAGCACCAATAGTCAAGAGGGGTCAATAAACCCCGGAGCGACAGTTTTAGGATACAGTCACCCATGAATTTAGGACTACAAATCAACCAAACACTGACAACTTAGTTGTGCAAAAAGATACAATTCCTCAACGGCTGTGACACCCAAATCCATCTTAACCGGCAGAGACAAATGAACCACACTCTTGGGGCCGATGTCCATGGCTAACAGGGCAGACTACTTGGGGCCAATGTCCTTGAGCGCATTAATCTGCTCCTCTCCCATGGCGGACATGACAGACACCACCAGGTCCTTCCCTTCAGCAAACCCATCCTTGATCTGCACCAATGGACAAATTCAATATCAGAGCTGGCGGGCTATGGAAGAGATAGTTCGCGTGCACAAGTTACTCTAAACAGCACATGTAAAAGATTAGACATTACAGTGGTAACTGCATGGGCTTTTTATTCATAGGGGTGGTTTCAACACACTAAATCTAAGgaaaattagagaaaataatattaGGCCCACTGGCCACTGCACAGGTTCCCAAGTTCAAACAAATACAAAGAGTTGATGAACTGTTAAATCAACAAGGAATTCCAACACCAAATTAACAAGAAAAGGAGATACTCTAGTGTACTGAATAGTGCATATCTTGTTAGTTAATCAACACCTTTAATTAAATATTAACAAGGCATCTCAAATCTAATTCAGTTGCAAGAAATGTGCATGGATAGCATGGTACAAACCTGGCCAAGGAGGGTTTCATCAGTCGGGAGCTTGAGGTCATCTTTGGTGTTACCATTATCAGTGAGCAGACTCACCTGAAACAAATGTTAATTTCTCCAGTTAAACACTCGTTTCAACAAAAGATGAAAAATATAAGAGATATTAATGAAAGAATCCAACTTACAAATCCATCCTCAGATATATCAATGAGCTGGTATTCTGTGCGATTCACATGAGGAACCTGTAAAGatataacatgatcatgttttagTTTCAATAGAAGCCACTTGAACAGGAAGAAGTTCAAGAAATGTGCTGACATCACAGTTGTGAGAAGATGGCACAATATCTTCAAGTTTCTTGCCGGTGAAGATGTCAATAGCAACAAAGTGGCACTTGGCATGACCATGCTTCCCGGTTTTAGATGTTGAAACCTCCACAACCTGCACATTTGTTTCAAAGGCATGTCATTAGAAATATATTAGCCAGAACAACAAAATAGCAAGCAGAGTGAGAATTAACAGATAAATAAGATTTTAATCCTAATAAATATATAAAGACATTAATATCCACAACTTTAGGAATTTATTGATATTTAAAGTGAAAACTACAGATCTGGAATGCATAAAGAACCACAGCTAAACAGGATCAATGCTTCGTTGCTAGCACAGGTGAACTGATTATCCAGTGGTACCGCTGGaggcagcaagaagtaaatgcaaaTGCCAAAAAAAAAGAGGTATAAAACATGCAAAAAAGAAGTAACCCAATCCAGGCTTCACATATTTGGTCATATTTTGGCCACCACTGAAATCCATATTTCTTTTCAGTTCAGCCAAACAACTACTCTTTTCAATTTGAATGAAATCCAaccaagttttgaaaaaaaatcgacaTAAGTCGAATATTTCAGTACCCACTGAAATCACCAATATTCAGAAATTTCAGTGAAGATGATAACCCTGAACCAGTTAACCCTCGGCTATGTAACTCGTGCAGTAAAAAGAACAAAGATGTAAGAAAGTTTGCAATCATGACACcaaacaaataaaataatacatgGCAGTATGCAGCATTAAGACATAAATTTGCAGATAAGTTAACAACCTTGCTAGGTCAACAAGTGGTACAGCCAACTAAAGTTCATGGACCACTATGCACACACAGCATGGTCAATCAAAGATTACTTACAATATCCAGATAATTAACAATGCTAGTATGATATCAGTGTTACAAAGTCAAAATCCATCAATGCTTAatgtaaaaaagaaaaactaaagcaAACAACTGACATTGAGGGCAAATCAAATCAGTTTAGACCTATTATCCACACCAAACCAACATGCAACAAATCAAAGACTTGCATAATCTTATTGAGAATACAGACTTTTTATTCATGACATTAGTTAATTATATTGCAATCAAATGTTACGAGTCAGTAACCGATCTCTATAATAGCAGATTACGCAATTCAAACAAGAGGAATCTGACAGCGTAGTTTCAAATTAAGAAAGATCATTACTGGACTGGGATTTTCCCTTTTGTTAGAAAAGAATAAATAATTCTTATCTAACTGCCTAAGCAAAGTTAATCAGGCGGTAGATCTACACCAGCCTATACTGCTAATCTGACGACACATTGGCACAGACATGAACTGGAAATTTCAAATGATCGATGCATATGGCATTCCAAATTTAGAAAAAAAAAAGTGCATGGCCAACGTACAATTTACTTGTCCTACAAGGTAGACATTTCACAGAACATCCCGTATCACTGATAAGCACAGCAGACCAGAACCAAGTATACCCCACGATCGTGACGCATATCCACACGTTCCATCCATGACCATCCAGCTCGTAGGAAAATAAAGAGATTGCACGTATACATGCAACGGCAATCTGAGACGCCAGGACGAACACACGGATCTAACAGAAATACAGCGATAGCATCGGGATCTAAGCGGAAGACATCAAGCAAGTGAGCGGCGGACGTTCTAGATACCTTGCAGGGGCGGTTCTTGATGACGATGTAGCCGTTCTTGCGAATGGTGCCGGCCTGCTGCGGGTAGGTCTTGGAAGCGCCGGCGTCTGCCTTCGACTCGAACTGGTGCTCTTCGCTGTCCGACATCTCCTCTCCTCGGATCAGGACCCAAA comes from Triticum aestivum cultivar Chinese Spring chromosome 5B, IWGSC CS RefSeq v2.1, whole genome shotgun sequence and encodes:
- the LOC123115868 gene encoding eukaryotic translation initiation factor 5A-4 gives rise to the protein MSDSEEHQFESKADAGASKTYPQQAGTIRKNGYIVIKNRPCKVVEVSTSKTGKHGHAKCHFVAIDIFTGKKLEDIVPSSHNCDVPHVNRTEYQLIDISEDGFVSLLTDNGNTKDDLKLPTDETLLGQIKDGFAEGKDLVVSVMSAMGEEQINALKDIGPK